From Nitrospirota bacterium, the proteins below share one genomic window:
- a CDS encoding DUF2934 domain-containing protein: MKVSVKKNGAAKATPKRTVAVSAQKPIELPDGMWERIATKAYELWEERGRREGYALQDWLDAEAIVMEEIHEARE; encoded by the coding sequence ATGAAAGTCTCGGTCAAGAAAAACGGCGCTGCCAAGGCGACGCCCAAACGGACCGTAGCCGTCTCCGCTCAGAAACCCATCGAGTTGCCGGACGGCATGTGGGAACGGATCGCCACCAAGGCCTACGAACTGTGGGAAGAACGGGGACGGCGCGAAGGTTACGCGTTGCAGGATTGGCTGGATGCCGAAGCCATCGTGATGGAGGAGATTCATGAAGCTCGCGAATGA